The region TATTCTCTTTTTCAAATCCATTCGTTCGTGTAAAATTCTCGTGATTTCGATTGGATTCACTTCTGATTTGCGATAGAATATTACGTGTCGATTTGCTTTTAGTCCGAAAAGGTCAGATTTAATTCCGTCATAATTTTTTCCAAGTTCTGGATTGTCAGCAATGTCTTGGCAAATATCCAGAAGCATATTGTAATATCTGTCGGCTTGATTTTCAGACCAATTTTCAACTGTATATTCCCAAATTCCATTTAAGTCAGCTACAGCCTTATTGGTCAATTCGTATTTAGCCATTCTGTCTGCGTTTAGCTTTTAATTCCTCAAGATTTTTTTTAGGGTCGAAATCGTGAGCAATTCCGCTATCTATTCCTTCTTGAATAGCATTTCTTAACGCAATAACTTTACTTTCTTCATTTTCCAATAATCGAAGTCCAGCTCTGATTACTTCACTTACGTTTTTGTAACGTCCAGCAGAAACCTGAGTTTGTACAAACTGGTCAAAATAATTTCCGAGCGATATTGATGTATTTTTCATTTCGTTTTAATTTTATTCAAATATACCAAATTTTGGTAAAATACTCAAATTTGTAGATTTTCGCTCAAATTACACCCAACGTGTTTGTGTATGGAAAGTTGCGTTTTTGTGTGCGAGGATTTTCCGCAGGAAAATCAGACGTAACAAAAATGCAACGACCTTTGGTTAAGCACTAATTTAGCAATTTTTTATACACATTGTTGGGCACTGGCTTTTAATCAAAATATTGTTCAAAATCAGCTAATAATACTTCGTTTTCTCTAATTATCCATCTTTTAAAGGCCGTAAAATTTGATGACTTTTTTAAATGTCTTTTTATATGAGCTAAAAAAATAGCTTTATCATCATCGTCAAATCCATCCTTGTAATAATTGTTTAAATACTCTTGAAAATCAAGAATATCCTCTAAAATTTTATTTCTTAAATTACTAGCTTCTATAGTTTTTAATTTTGTAGTACCATTAAAAACCGCTTTCAATAATTCGACTGTTGAAAGTGTTGATGGATTTTGGTCTAAAGGCTCAATCGTAACTGTTTCTTTTGGAAACGGTTTCATTGTTATTTTTAATCTATTTTCTACATCCTCATTTATATCAGTACAGTCTATAATATCATCATAGTTATCTAGTTTAGTATTATTACAATGACTACAAGACCAAAATAGGTTTTCCCATTGGAACTTTAAATCCTTGTTGCTTTTATGAGGTCTAAAATGTTCTACATTTATTGTAACGGGTTCTTTATATCCACAGATGTAACATTTGTTTTTGAAATCTATTTTTGTTCTTTCTAATACGTCACCGCACTTATAATCACCATTTGCTTTTGCCTTTTCAGTATCTAAACATTCTGGTGCTGGTTGTGATTTTTCAAAATGCACCATAGTTTATTCTTCTTTTTTCTTTTTGGTTAATTCTTTTAGACTTAACTCTTGAAGTTTAACCATCAATTCATTAGAGAGATATTTTGGTGAATGAGCAAAATAGTTCCTTAAATCAATAAGAGTCTTTCTTTGTTGTGGTGTTAAATCGTCCTTTTCAATGAGTTTTTCGAACTCTTTAATTTTATTTTTTACTTCATCAGAATATTTATCAGATTTGAAGTAGCTTTCTATTAAGGCATCATAAGAATAGTTAGAAAGGTCAGTCGTCACTATTTTAGTTTCTAAATCGCATATTGTTGCATTTGAAATAGATGATAAAACAAATGGCGAATGAGTAGTTACAATGAATTGAATTTTAGGAAAAAAATCAGTTAAAAATGGAAGTATCTTTTTTTGCAAATCTACGTGCAAATGTGTTTCTATTTCATCTATAATTACAATTCCCTCCAAATCGTAAGCTTTAACGTTATGAGCTTCCATTCTCAATATTAATTCGGAAACGATACTAATTATTGCAGAATAACCGTCAGATAAATTATTGAAATTAAATGGTTCTATTTCATTAGTAATTATCTCAAAATTATATGATTTTCTGTCAAATTTTAGTTTCAGTTTTTCAAAGTCAAATATATATTTCAGTCGACTTTCAAACCTTTTGAACCAGTCATCAATTTTTTTGACTGTATCTAACTCATCATCATCTCTTGCAAAAGACCTATCTGCTTTAA is a window of Formosa sediminum DNA encoding:
- a CDS encoding AAA family ATPase, producing MENFITEIKINSSRNIKDFKIPLSREKRQHLILTGKNGSGKTSLLLEINKYLNQIDNGGFQHYDSQVKALKSAEQRLLTEKNTSQISSIENSISHYKQFISNFGGTELKFSSDSMSIFNLSKTGKFLLAFFDSKRLSNLNVPKGINKLELKKKYRLQDKVNTNFIQYLVNLKADRSFARDDDELDTVKKIDDWFKRFESRLKYIFDFEKLKLKFDRKSYNFEIITNEIEPFNFNNLSDGYSAIISIVSELILRMEAHNVKAYDLEGIVIIDEIETHLHVDLQKKILPFLTDFFPKIQFIVTTHSPFVLSSISNATICDLETKIVTTDLSNYSYDALIESYFKSDKYSDEVKNKIKEFEKLIEKDDLTPQQRKTLIDLRNYFAHSPKYLSNELMVKLQELSLKELTKKKKEE
- a CDS encoding type II toxin-antitoxin system ParD family antitoxin is translated as MKNTSISLGNYFDQFVQTQVSAGRYKNVSEVIRAGLRLLENEESKVIALRNAIQEGIDSGIAHDFDPKKNLEELKAKRRQNG
- a CDS encoding HNH endonuclease codes for the protein MVHFEKSQPAPECLDTEKAKANGDYKCGDVLERTKIDFKNKCYICGYKEPVTINVEHFRPHKSNKDLKFQWENLFWSCSHCNNTKLDNYDDIIDCTDINEDVENRLKITMKPFPKETVTIEPLDQNPSTLSTVELLKAVFNGTTKLKTIEASNLRNKILEDILDFQEYLNNYYKDGFDDDDKAIFLAHIKRHLKKSSNFTAFKRWIIRENEVLLADFEQYFD
- a CDS encoding type II toxin-antitoxin system RelE/ParE family toxin, giving the protein MAKYELTNKAVADLNGIWEYTVENWSENQADRYYNMLLDICQDIADNPELGKNYDGIKSDLFGLKANRHVIFYRKSEVNPIEITRILHERMDLKKRITE